One segment of Panthera uncia isolate 11264 chromosome A3 unlocalized genomic scaffold, Puncia_PCG_1.0 HiC_scaffold_12, whole genome shotgun sequence DNA contains the following:
- the ATOH8 gene encoding transcription factor ATOH8 encodes MKHIPVLEDGPWKTVCVKELNGLKKLKRKGKEPARRANGYKTFRLDLEAPEHGATATNGLRDRTQRLQPVAAPVPAPAAPAVPSGGGADPAGERRSARAPEVSDARKRGFALGAVGPGLPTPPPPPPPVPASQGQVPGGPEAQPFREPGLRPRILLCAPPARPTPSAPPAPPESSVRPAPPTRPGESSYSSISHVIYNNHPDSSASPRKRPGEATTAASEIKALQQTRRLLANARERTRVHTISAAFEALRKQVPCYSYGQKLSKLAILRIACNYILSLARLADLDYSADHSNLSFSECVQRCTRTLQAEGRAKKRKE; translated from the exons ATGAAGCACATCCCCGTTCTCGAGGACGGGCCGTGGAAGACCGTGTGCGTGAAGGAGCTGAACGGCCTCAAGAAGCTCAAGCGGAAAGGCAAGGAGCCGGCGCGGCGCGCGAACGGCTATAAAACTTTCCGATTGGACTTGGAAGCGCCCGAGCACGGCGCCACCGCCACCAACGGGCTGCGCGACAGGACCCAGAGGCTGCAGCCGGTCGCGGCCCCGGTGCCAGCCCCGGCGGCGCCGGCGGTTCCTTCAGGTGGGGGTGCGGACCCAGCCGGGGAGCGCCGGAGCGCCCGAGCGCCGGAGGTCTCGGACGCGCGGAAACGCGGCTTCGCCTTGGGCGCAGTGGGGCCGGGACTCCccacgccgccgccgccgccgccgccggttCCAGCGTCCCAGGGCCAAGTACCTGGGGGTCCCGAGGCGCAGCCTTTCCGGGAACCCGGCCTGCGTCCCCGCATCTTGCTGTGCGCACCGCCTGCACGCCCCACGCCGTCGGCGCCCCCTGCGCCCCCGGAGTCTTCAGTGCGCCCGGCGCCCCCCACGCGCCCCGGAGAAAGTTCTTACTCGTCAATTTCACACGTAATTTACAATAACCACCCGGATTCCTCCGCGTCGCCTAGGAAACGGCCGGGCGAAGCGACCACCGCCGCTTCGGAGATCAAAGCCCTGCAGCAGACCCGGAGGCTCCTAGCGAACGCCAGGGAGCGGACGCGGGTGCACACGATCAGCGCAGCCTTCGAGGCGCTCAGGAAGCAG GTGCCGTGTTACTCATATGGGCAGAAGCTGTCCAAACTGGCCATCCTGAGGATTGCCTGTAACTACATCCTGTCCCTGGCGCGGCTGGCTGACCTTGACTACAGTGCCGACCACAGCAACCTCAGCTTCTCCGAGTGTGTGCAGCGCTGCACCCGCACCCTGCAGGCCGAGGGACGTGCCAAGAAGCGTAAG GAGTGA